From the genome of Actinacidiphila yeochonensis CN732, one region includes:
- a CDS encoding SDR family oxidoreductase, translating into MTGSLDGQVAVVTGAARGVGELLARKLASRGAQVALVGLEPEELVRVAEGIGGNAAPWTADVTDREALARVAGEVRERYGRIDIAVANAGVATAGPFLDSDPEAFDRVIHVNLLGSIATARAFLPSLIDSRGYFLQIASLAALTPAPMMAAYCASKSGVEAFAHSLRAELGHRGVKVGVGYLSWTDTDMVRGADEDEALARLRARLPWPTNRTYPLEPAVERIAEGVVRRSPHVYGQWWLRGMQPVRGCLPSLLGGALGRREMRRAEPALAGSQGARRGLVGRGGAADEQARSATRHVE; encoded by the coding sequence ATGACCGGATCTTTGGACGGCCAGGTCGCAGTGGTCACCGGTGCGGCGCGCGGGGTTGGTGAGCTGCTCGCGCGAAAGCTTGCCTCCCGGGGCGCCCAGGTGGCGCTTGTGGGCCTGGAACCGGAAGAGCTGGTACGGGTTGCGGAAGGGATCGGCGGAAACGCCGCACCGTGGACGGCTGACGTGACCGATCGTGAGGCATTGGCGCGGGTCGCCGGTGAAGTCCGCGAGCGATACGGGCGCATCGACATCGCGGTGGCCAACGCCGGGGTGGCCACCGCCGGCCCGTTCCTGGACTCGGATCCGGAGGCGTTCGACCGAGTGATCCACGTCAACCTGCTGGGCAGCATCGCCACGGCACGCGCCTTCCTGCCCTCCCTGATCGACTCCCGAGGGTATTTCCTTCAGATCGCGTCACTGGCTGCCCTTACCCCGGCCCCCATGATGGCCGCCTACTGCGCGAGCAAGTCGGGGGTTGAGGCTTTCGCGCACAGCCTGCGGGCCGAGTTGGGCCACAGGGGGGTGAAGGTTGGCGTCGGCTACCTGAGCTGGACCGACACCGACATGGTGCGCGGAGCCGACGAGGACGAGGCATTGGCGCGACTGCGCGCCCGGCTGCCCTGGCCGACCAACCGTACGTATCCGCTGGAGCCCGCTGTGGAACGGATCGCTGAGGGTGTCGTGCGCCGCTCCCCGCACGTGTACGGGCAGTGGTGGCTGCGCGGCATGCAGCCCGTACGCGGCTGCCTGCCTTCTCTGCTCGGCGGCGCGCTCGGGCGGCGGGAGATGAGGCGCGCCGAACCGGCGCTCGCAGGCAGCCAGGGCGCCCGGCGTGGACTCGTCGGCCGTGGAGGAGCCGCGGACGAGCAGGCGAGATCGGCCACCCGTCACGTCGAGTAG
- a CDS encoding alpha/beta fold hydrolase → MTTSYERVEPRRVLSAGSADGTRLHVEEYGRSEGPTVVLSHGWTCSTLFWAPLVRDLSSDFRIFAYDQRGHGKSEAPASPRGYGTRALADDLEAVMAAVLDDGERAVVAGHSMGGMTIMAASEREAVRSRTAAVLLASTGSARLLGSAQVMPPRLGSRRLRGAVHRQMLVSRMPLGPVTRASKAALRYGVLSPSATPEQVEFTARIVHACGARERGAWGRVLTQLDLDAGLTALTAPTAVLVGTADKLTPVAHARHLVELLPHCTGLTELPGLGHMTPLEAPLAVAATVRGLAADHLEQIPPERAPGDGAGAGAIPRPVIAAEEEKSV, encoded by the coding sequence GTGACCACGTCCTACGAGAGGGTGGAGCCGCGCCGTGTCCTCAGCGCGGGGTCCGCCGATGGAACGCGCCTGCATGTGGAGGAGTACGGCCGCTCGGAGGGGCCGACCGTCGTGCTGTCGCACGGCTGGACGTGTTCGACGCTGTTCTGGGCGCCTTTGGTGCGCGACCTGTCGTCGGATTTCCGGATCTTCGCCTACGACCAGCGCGGCCACGGCAAGAGCGAGGCTCCGGCCTCCCCCCGGGGGTACGGCACCCGAGCCCTTGCGGACGACCTGGAAGCGGTCATGGCAGCGGTGTTGGACGACGGCGAGAGGGCGGTGGTGGCCGGGCACTCGATGGGTGGCATGACGATCATGGCAGCCTCGGAGCGGGAGGCGGTCCGGAGCCGTACCGCGGCCGTTCTGCTGGCGAGTACGGGCAGCGCCCGGTTGCTCGGCTCCGCTCAGGTCATGCCGCCGCGCCTCGGATCACGCCGGCTGCGCGGAGCTGTGCATCGCCAGATGCTGGTGTCGCGGATGCCACTCGGGCCGGTCACCAGGGCGTCGAAGGCAGCGCTCCGGTATGGAGTGCTCAGCCCGTCCGCGACCCCCGAGCAGGTGGAGTTCACGGCTCGGATCGTGCACGCCTGCGGCGCGCGTGAGCGTGGGGCGTGGGGCCGTGTCCTCACCCAACTTGATCTGGACGCCGGGCTGACGGCCCTCACCGCCCCGACCGCCGTGTTGGTGGGGACGGCGGACAAGCTGACTCCCGTTGCTCACGCTCGGCACCTGGTCGAGTTGCTGCCGCACTGCACCGGGCTGACGGAACTCCCCGGCCTCGGCCACATGACTCCCCTTGAGGCCCCGCTCGCGGTGGCTGCCACTGTCCGCGGACTGGCCGCCGACCACCTTGAACAGATCCCGCCTGAACGGGCGCCTGGCGATGGTGCGGGGGCCGGTGCCATCCCCCGACCGGTAATCGCCGCCGAGGAGGAGAAGAGCGTATGA
- a CDS encoding flavin-containing monooxygenase, translating into MDGGVEHVRVAVIGSGFGGLGVAVRLRREGVTDFVVLERADAVGGTWRDNSYPGCACDVPSHLYSFSFAPNPEWPRAFSGQEHIRAYLERVADTFGLRPHLRFGAEVLRARWQTGPSRWHLTTARGELTADVVVSATGPLSDPKLPEVPGLADFPGRVFHSARWDHGFDLMGKRVAVVGTGASAIQIVPSIQPQVGKLTVIQRTPPWVMPRMDRPISAAERWLHTTVPGTAKARRGLLWMVREFQVGAFVRRPGLMKAAERIARGHLRRSVRDPRLRARLTPDYRIGCKRILLSNTYYPALAQANTEVVASALTEVRGSSVVTADGTEREVDAIIFGTGFHVTDMPIGDRVVGADGHTLREHWKTGMSALRGCTVDGFPNFLFVIGPNTGLGNSSMILMIESSLNYVADYLRTLERTGAAALDARPEAVAVWNDEVQRRAAKTVWNTGGCDSWYLDANGRNTTAWPGTTAEFHRATRQLTLSEYRMLAPPGAQRTDAGTLAAEAAS; encoded by the coding sequence ATGGACGGCGGTGTGGAGCATGTGCGGGTGGCGGTGATCGGTTCGGGGTTCGGCGGACTGGGAGTCGCCGTGCGGCTGCGCCGTGAAGGGGTCACCGACTTCGTGGTCCTGGAGCGCGCGGACGCGGTCGGCGGCACCTGGCGGGACAACAGCTACCCCGGCTGCGCCTGTGACGTGCCGTCGCACCTGTACTCGTTCTCCTTCGCCCCCAATCCCGAGTGGCCCCGCGCCTTCTCCGGGCAGGAGCACATCCGCGCCTACCTCGAGAGGGTTGCCGACACCTTCGGGCTCCGTCCGCATCTGCGTTTCGGCGCCGAGGTGCTCCGGGCCCGCTGGCAGACCGGCCCCAGCCGCTGGCACCTGACGACCGCCCGTGGCGAACTCACCGCCGACGTGGTGGTGTCCGCGACGGGACCGCTGTCCGACCCGAAGCTCCCCGAGGTGCCGGGGCTCGCCGACTTCCCCGGCCGGGTCTTCCACTCCGCACGCTGGGACCACGGGTTCGACCTCATGGGCAAGCGGGTGGCCGTGGTCGGCACCGGCGCCTCGGCGATCCAGATCGTGCCGTCGATCCAGCCGCAGGTGGGGAAGCTGACGGTGATCCAGCGCACGCCGCCCTGGGTGATGCCGCGTATGGACCGGCCGATCAGCGCGGCCGAGCGGTGGCTGCACACGACCGTTCCGGGTACCGCCAAAGCCCGGCGCGGGCTGCTGTGGATGGTGAGGGAGTTCCAGGTCGGCGCGTTCGTCAGACGTCCCGGACTGATGAAGGCGGCCGAGCGAATAGCGCGGGGCCACCTTCGCCGCTCGGTGAGGGACCCTCGGCTGCGGGCACGGTTGACGCCGGACTACAGGATCGGCTGCAAGCGGATCCTGCTGTCCAACACGTACTATCCCGCCCTCGCGCAGGCCAACACCGAGGTGGTCGCCTCGGCCCTCACCGAAGTGCGCGGATCGTCCGTGGTCACCGCCGACGGAACGGAGCGCGAGGTCGACGCCATCATCTTCGGGACCGGCTTCCACGTCACCGACATGCCCATCGGTGACCGCGTCGTCGGAGCGGACGGTCACACGCTGAGGGAGCACTGGAAGACCGGCATGTCGGCCCTGCGGGGCTGCACCGTCGACGGGTTCCCCAATTTCCTGTTCGTCATCGGCCCCAACACGGGCCTGGGGAACAGCTCGATGATCCTGATGATCGAGTCATCGCTCAACTACGTGGCCGACTACCTGCGCACCCTGGAGCGGACGGGAGCCGCCGCTCTGGATGCCAGGCCCGAAGCCGTGGCAGTGTGGAACGACGAGGTGCAGCGGCGCGCCGCCAAGACGGTGTGGAACACCGGGGGGTGCGACAGCTGGTATCTGGACGCCAACGGCCGGAACACCACTGCCTGGCCTGGCACCACCGCGGAGTTCCACCGGGCCACACGTCAGTTGACGCTGTCGGAGTATCGGATGCTCGCCCCGCCTGGAGCACAGAGGACGGATGCGGGCACCCTGGCGGCGGAGGCGGCGTCGTGA
- a CDS encoding MerR family transcriptional regulator — protein sequence MDENGSPGREYRVEELAAAAGIPVRTLRFYRERRLLPPPRREGRIAWYSEEHLARLRTIAALLERGHTLGGIADLIAAWEQGRTLDGVAERLGLEGALMGPWSEETPVRLTARQLTDYFGEDVSAGNLTASLEIGYIAVDGEEVVHVSRRLLDASAALVREGVPLSAILAAGREVRSHVDALADLFTTVIKDHVLRSMGPLDAMEADEVHRIAESLERLRPLAKNIVDAEMALAMERRVRAEIDAWMSAHADAAPSPPVSDAQDSGAAPSPGDRPEAVGRPAADGALQGPRASNRTT from the coding sequence GTGGACGAGAACGGGAGCCCGGGGCGCGAGTACCGCGTCGAGGAGCTGGCCGCGGCCGCCGGGATCCCGGTCAGGACGCTGCGGTTCTACCGTGAGCGCCGCCTCCTGCCCCCGCCGCGCCGCGAGGGCCGCATCGCCTGGTACTCCGAGGAGCACCTCGCGCGCCTGCGCACCATCGCCGCCCTGCTGGAACGCGGCCACACCCTGGGCGGCATCGCCGACCTCATCGCGGCCTGGGAGCAGGGCCGCACCCTGGACGGTGTCGCCGAGCGACTCGGCCTTGAGGGCGCCCTCATGGGCCCGTGGTCGGAGGAGACCCCGGTCCGGCTCACCGCCCGGCAGCTCACCGACTACTTCGGCGAGGACGTGAGCGCGGGGAACCTGACCGCCTCGCTGGAGATCGGCTACATAGCCGTGGACGGCGAAGAGGTCGTGCACGTCAGCCGCCGTCTCCTGGACGCCTCCGCCGCCCTCGTCCGCGAAGGGGTACCGCTGTCGGCGATCCTCGCGGCAGGCCGGGAGGTTCGCAGCCACGTCGATGCCTTGGCAGACCTCTTCACCACCGTGATCAAGGACCACGTGCTGCGGTCCATGGGCCCCCTCGACGCGATGGAAGCGGACGAGGTGCACCGGATCGCCGAGTCGCTGGAGCGGTTGCGCCCCCTCGCCAAGAACATCGTCGACGCCGAGATGGCTCTCGCGATGGAACGACGGGTACGCGCCGAGATCGACGCCTGGATGAGCGCACACGCGGACGCCGCCCCGTCACCTCCTGTGTCGGACGCGCAGGACAGTGGTGCGGCCCCGTCCCCGGGCGACAGGCCGGAGGCGGTCGGCCGGCCCGCCGCGGACGGCGCCCTCCAGGGCCCGCGAGCGTCGAACCGCACGACCTGA
- a CDS encoding DUF2630 family protein, with amino-acid sequence MEQPNDTSAEHAILGRISEMVADERTLRDLLAAGGGEGVDERERLTALEHELDQCWDLLRQRRALSEAGEDPGAARVRPSSTVEGYRS; translated from the coding sequence GTGGAACAGCCCAACGACACCAGCGCCGAGCACGCCATCCTCGGCCGTATCAGCGAGATGGTCGCGGACGAGAGGACGCTGCGCGACCTGCTCGCAGCCGGTGGTGGCGAGGGCGTGGACGAGCGGGAGCGGCTGACCGCTCTGGAACACGAACTCGACCAGTGCTGGGACCTGCTGCGCCAGCGCAGGGCCCTCTCGGAGGCCGGAGAGGACCCGGGCGCCGCGCGCGTACGTCCGTCGTCCACGGTCGAGGGCTACCGTTCGTGA
- a CDS encoding GNAT family N-acetyltransferase: MTRGEEPTGVVVADVPAAHRYEARSDGGLAGFASYLRTPELDVFVHTEVEDAYAGRGVGSALARTALDEARASGRLVLAVCPFIDAWITRHPEYEDLRYEPASRVAD, from the coding sequence GTGACCCGCGGCGAAGAGCCCACCGGGGTCGTGGTCGCCGATGTACCGGCCGCCCATCGCTACGAGGCCCGCTCCGACGGCGGCCTCGCGGGGTTCGCCTCGTATCTGCGTACCCCTGAACTCGACGTGTTCGTACACACCGAGGTCGAGGATGCGTACGCGGGGCGCGGTGTCGGCTCGGCCCTGGCACGCACCGCCCTGGACGAGGCCCGCGCTTCGGGGCGGCTCGTCCTGGCGGTCTGTCCCTTCATCGACGCATGGATCACCCGGCATCCCGAATACGAGGACCTGCGCTACGAGCCCGCCAGCAGGGTCGCGGACTGA
- a CDS encoding AlkA N-terminal domain-containing protein, translated as MHTDFDACVRAVQSKDARFDGWFYTAVLTTRIYCRPSCPAVPPKARNMTFYPSAAAAQQAGFRACKRCRPDASPGSPQWNERADLVARAMRLIADGVVDRDGVPGLAARLGYSTRQIERQLNAELGAGPLAIARAQRAQTARLLIETTVMPMGAVAFAAGFSSIRAFNDTVREVFALTPGELRARVSKGRPTAATGTLALRLPFRQPLTPDNLFGHLVATAVPGVEEWRDGAYRRTLRLPHGPGIVELSPAPDHIGCRMRLADWRDLSQAISRCRRLLDLDADPQAVDALLSSDPRMAPLVAKAPGRRVPGVADGPEFAVRAVIGQQISTAAARTHAGRLVTAYGEHVDDPGGGLTHLFPSPEALAGWAPERLAMPQSRKTTLAALLTALTTGDLDLDVGSDWLRARAALSSLPGFGPWTVETIAMRALGDPDAFLPTDLGVRNAAVHLGLPATPAALTRHSAAWQPWRAYATQYLWATGDHPINTLPNRT; from the coding sequence GTGCATACGGATTTCGACGCTTGTGTGAGGGCCGTCCAGTCGAAGGACGCCCGCTTCGACGGCTGGTTCTACACCGCCGTGCTCACCACGCGGATCTACTGCCGCCCCAGCTGCCCCGCGGTGCCGCCCAAGGCCAGGAACATGACCTTCTACCCGAGTGCCGCCGCCGCCCAGCAGGCGGGGTTCCGGGCCTGCAAGCGCTGCCGCCCCGACGCAAGCCCGGGATCACCGCAGTGGAACGAGCGAGCCGATCTCGTGGCGCGCGCCATGCGCCTGATCGCCGACGGTGTCGTGGACCGCGACGGAGTACCGGGCCTGGCCGCCCGCCTGGGGTACAGCACCCGCCAGATCGAGCGGCAGCTGAACGCCGAGCTCGGGGCGGGCCCCCTGGCTATTGCCCGCGCGCAACGTGCCCAGACGGCCCGCCTGCTGATCGAGACCACGGTCATGCCGATGGGCGCCGTCGCCTTCGCAGCAGGCTTCTCCAGCATCCGCGCCTTCAACGACACCGTACGGGAGGTATTCGCCCTGACTCCGGGCGAGCTGCGCGCCAGGGTGTCCAAGGGGCGGCCGACCGCTGCCACCGGCACCCTCGCGCTCCGGTTGCCCTTCCGGCAGCCCCTGACGCCCGACAATCTCTTCGGACATCTGGTGGCCACCGCGGTTCCAGGTGTGGAGGAATGGCGGGACGGGGCGTACCGGCGAACCCTGCGGTTGCCCCACGGGCCCGGGATCGTCGAGCTCAGCCCTGCCCCCGACCACATCGGGTGCCGCATGCGGCTGGCGGACTGGCGCGACCTGAGCCAGGCGATCAGCCGATGCCGCCGGCTGCTGGATCTGGACGCCGACCCACAGGCCGTCGACGCGCTGCTCTCGTCGGACCCGCGAATGGCACCCCTCGTCGCCAAGGCGCCCGGACGCCGTGTGCCCGGGGTCGCCGATGGTCCGGAGTTCGCTGTCCGGGCCGTCATCGGCCAGCAGATCTCCACTGCGGCTGCTCGTACCCACGCCGGGCGCCTGGTGACCGCCTACGGTGAGCACGTGGACGACCCGGGTGGCGGCCTCACACACCTGTTCCCGTCGCCGGAGGCGCTCGCCGGCTGGGCCCCGGAACGGCTCGCGATGCCGCAGAGCCGCAAGACCACTCTGGCCGCCCTGCTGACCGCTCTGACGACGGGCGACCTCGACCTGGACGTCGGCAGCGACTGGCTGCGCGCTCGGGCTGCCCTCTCCTCACTGCCCGGCTTCGGCCCGTGGACGGTGGAGACGATCGCGATGCGCGCTCTGGGCGATCCGGATGCCTTCCTTCCCACCGATCTGGGCGTCAGGAATGCCGCGGTACACCTGGGACTGCCCGCCACACCCGCCGCTCTGACCCGACACTCTGCCGCTTGGCAGCCTTGGCGCGCGTATGCGACCCAGTACCTATGGGCGACGGGCGATCATCCGATCAACACTCTTCCCAACCGAACATAA
- a CDS encoding methylated-DNA--[protein]-cysteine S-methyltransferase produces MTTLGASPVNAAHTVIDSPCGPLTLVAADGALAGLYMTDHRHQPPLETFGPRSDLMIFDRAAEQLTAYFAGESTTFDLDLHAAGTPFQQRVWAALRTIPYGETITYGELAESLGQPTASRAVGLANGRNPISIIVPCHRVIGANGSMTGYGGGISRKQWLLDFERGAVQPTLL; encoded by the coding sequence ATGACGACCCTCGGCGCATCTCCAGTGAACGCCGCGCACACCGTGATCGACAGCCCTTGCGGCCCACTCACCTTGGTGGCCGCCGACGGCGCCCTGGCCGGCCTCTACATGACCGACCACCGCCACCAGCCACCCCTGGAGACCTTCGGCCCCCGCTCCGATCTCATGATCTTCGACCGGGCCGCAGAACAACTGACCGCCTACTTCGCGGGTGAGAGCACCACGTTCGACCTTGACCTGCACGCAGCAGGAACCCCGTTCCAACAACGCGTGTGGGCCGCCCTCCGCACCATTCCCTACGGGGAAACCATCACCTACGGAGAGCTGGCCGAGTCTCTTGGACAGCCGACAGCCTCCCGCGCCGTTGGCCTGGCCAACGGACGGAACCCGATCAGCATCATCGTCCCCTGCCACCGGGTCATCGGTGCGAACGGGAGCATGACCGGCTACGGCGGGGGCATCAGCCGCAAGCAGTGGCTGCTCGACTTCGAACGAGGCGCCGTGCAGCCAACCCTGCTGTAA
- a CDS encoding TetR/AcrR family transcriptional regulator, translated as MPPETSSTPRRTRLTPEREQELFEAVVELLREVGYEALTMDAVAARTRSSKATLYRQWKGKPELVATALRQCKPVSLADIDTGTLAGDLHELVRLHDQAEVQRDQELMRGLSHAAFRNEDLFRALRDLLIEPELANFRELVQRSIDRGELAADCPARGFVPHMLFGAALARPAIEGVDPDPEYSHRFIDAVVVPALGLS; from the coding sequence ATGCCGCCGGAGACGAGCAGCACCCCGCGGCGTACCCGCCTGACCCCGGAGCGCGAGCAGGAGCTGTTCGAGGCGGTGGTCGAGCTGCTGCGCGAGGTCGGCTACGAGGCGTTGACGATGGACGCGGTGGCCGCGCGTACCCGGTCGAGCAAGGCCACCTTGTACCGGCAATGGAAGGGCAAGCCCGAACTGGTCGCCACGGCGCTTCGGCAGTGCAAGCCGGTGTCGCTCGCCGACATCGACACCGGCACGCTCGCAGGCGACCTGCACGAACTCGTCCGACTGCACGACCAGGCCGAGGTCCAGCGCGATCAGGAGCTGATGCGCGGGCTGTCGCATGCCGCCTTCCGCAACGAGGACCTCTTCCGAGCGCTGCGCGACCTGCTCATCGAGCCTGAGCTGGCCAACTTCCGCGAACTTGTGCAGCGGTCGATCGACCGGGGTGAGCTGGCGGCGGACTGCCCGGCACGCGGCTTCGTGCCGCACATGCTCTTCGGGGCGGCACTTGCCCGTCCGGCCATCGAAGGTGTCGATCCGGACCCGGAGTACAGCCACCGCTTCATCGACGCGGTCGTGGTCCCCGCGCTGGGCCTCTCCTGA
- the sepX gene encoding divisome protein SepX/GlpR produces the protein MSSSGLIYAVIVGAWAAYLVPMWLRRQDELNEARPTERFSTAIRLLSGRAAMERRVAKARGDGAPSPDVQEQTGGEEQGADEPVLGDAVDVRGLAVPVTEVRKPASRSGAAPAPAGLQQAQRATVLARRRRTTTLLFLAFTAGAIAAAVGGVALLWAPAVPAVLLTLYIGQMRRQERRRYEVRIDQRHAVEAARRLRAPRAPKSAPATAGEDRPAPAAGAGSQLRSEMGPVPARSVRTADRRAVVEQTDHAEWVDQQRSPTADADGWDPAPVPLPTYVTAPVAPRSPGPGASDSWSPTTSGSAPGERPQGHEERDAEPAGGPRGHRGEAPSTPRRPRASRTPLFDQYEDPARRRAANE, from the coding sequence GTGAGCAGTAGCGGCCTCATCTACGCAGTCATCGTCGGGGCCTGGGCCGCCTACCTGGTGCCGATGTGGCTCCGCAGGCAGGACGAGCTCAACGAGGCGCGCCCGACGGAACGCTTCAGCACCGCCATCCGGCTGCTGTCCGGACGGGCGGCGATGGAGCGTCGCGTCGCCAAGGCGCGCGGCGACGGCGCCCCGTCGCCCGACGTCCAGGAACAGACTGGAGGCGAGGAGCAAGGCGCCGACGAGCCCGTCCTGGGTGACGCGGTCGATGTGCGTGGCCTCGCGGTCCCCGTCACGGAGGTACGCAAGCCCGCGTCGCGTTCCGGTGCCGCACCTGCCCCCGCGGGCCTTCAGCAGGCGCAGCGTGCCACCGTGCTCGCGCGGCGGCGCCGCACCACGACGCTGCTCTTCCTTGCCTTCACCGCCGGCGCCATCGCCGCGGCTGTCGGCGGCGTCGCGTTGCTCTGGGCCCCCGCGGTGCCCGCAGTGCTCCTCACTCTCTACATCGGCCAGATGCGCCGCCAGGAGCGGCGACGCTACGAGGTGCGGATCGATCAGCGCCATGCCGTCGAGGCCGCCCGCCGCCTCCGTGCGCCCAGGGCGCCGAAGTCGGCGCCTGCGACGGCCGGAGAGGATCGGCCGGCGCCGGCTGCAGGGGCCGGCTCGCAGCTGCGCTCCGAGATGGGCCCGGTGCCGGCGCGTTCGGTTCGTACAGCTGACCGCCGTGCCGTCGTCGAGCAGACCGACCACGCCGAGTGGGTCGACCAGCAGCGCAGCCCGACGGCTGACGCTGACGGCTGGGACCCGGCCCCCGTGCCGTTGCCGACCTATGTCACCGCCCCCGTAGCTCCGCGCAGTCCGGGGCCCGGCGCCTCGGACTCGTGGAGCCCGACAACGTCGGGGTCTGCTCCCGGTGAGCGTCCTCAGGGCCACGAGGAGCGCGACGCGGAGCCCGCTGGCGGTCCCCGCGGCCACAGGGGTGAAGCCCCGTCGACGCCACGGCGCCCTCGCGCCTCTCGCACGCCGCTCTTCGACCAGTACGAGGACCCCGCTCGGCGGCGCGCCGCCAACGAGTAG
- a CDS encoding GNAT family N-acetyltransferase: MNGSWPAELVDGDITLRPIRMRDQRAWREVNRRNREWLRRWEATVPPAPPGHVVQRPTYRQMVRHLRREANAGRMLPFVIDYQGRLAGQLTVAGITWGSMCSAHIGYWVDEAVAGRGVMPTSVALAVDHCFRRVGLHRVEVCIRPENGPSRRVAEKLGFREEGLRPRYLHIDGGWRDHLVYALTAEEVPDGLLNRWRQARPGRQPGTHLK; encoded by the coding sequence CTGAACGGGTCATGGCCCGCCGAACTGGTGGACGGTGACATCACCCTCCGCCCAATCCGGATGCGCGACCAGCGTGCCTGGCGCGAGGTCAACCGCCGCAACCGTGAGTGGCTGCGCCGTTGGGAGGCGACGGTGCCCCCGGCGCCTCCTGGTCACGTCGTCCAGCGCCCGACCTACCGTCAGATGGTGCGGCATCTGCGACGAGAGGCGAATGCCGGGCGCATGCTGCCGTTCGTCATCGACTACCAGGGGCGGCTGGCCGGCCAGCTCACCGTCGCCGGCATCACCTGGGGGTCCATGTGCTCGGCTCACATCGGCTACTGGGTCGACGAGGCGGTTGCCGGACGCGGGGTGATGCCCACCTCCGTGGCGCTTGCCGTCGACCACTGCTTCCGGCGGGTCGGGCTGCACCGGGTGGAGGTGTGCATCCGCCCGGAGAACGGTCCCAGCCGTCGAGTGGCGGAGAAGCTCGGCTTCAGGGAGGAAGGGCTGCGCCCGCGCTATCTCCATATCGACGGAGGATGGCGTGATCATCTCGTCTACGCACTGACCGCCGAAGAGGTGCCGGACGGGCTCCTCAACAGGTGGCGACAGGCCAGGCCGGGTAGACAGCCGGGCACGCACCTAAAATAA
- a CDS encoding MogA/MoaB family molybdenum cofactor biosynthesis protein gives MTDKPDPRPRALAVTASNRAAAGVYEDRGGPLVAASLADLGFDVDGPRVVPDGDPVAQVLREAVAEGYDLVVTTGGTGISPSDRTPEATRTVLDYEVPGIAEAIRAAGREKVPAAVLSRGIAGVGGRTLVVNLPGSTGGVKDGLAVLAPLLLHAVDQIRGGDHPQEQSDHHPSDDDPHSVTGRPS, from the coding sequence GTGACGGACAAGCCGGACCCCCGGCCCCGCGCCCTTGCCGTCACCGCGTCCAACCGAGCGGCGGCCGGCGTCTACGAAGACCGCGGTGGCCCTCTCGTGGCCGCTTCGCTCGCCGACCTGGGCTTCGACGTCGACGGCCCCCGCGTCGTCCCCGACGGCGACCCTGTCGCCCAGGTGCTCAGGGAAGCCGTCGCGGAGGGATACGACCTTGTCGTGACCACCGGCGGTACCGGCATCTCACCCAGCGACCGTACCCCGGAGGCCACCCGGACGGTCCTCGACTACGAGGTCCCCGGCATCGCCGAGGCGATCCGGGCCGCGGGCCGTGAGAAGGTACCCGCGGCCGTCCTCTCGCGCGGGATCGCCGGTGTTGGCGGCCGCACCCTGGTGGTGAACCTCCCGGGATCCACCGGCGGCGTTAAGGACGGCCTGGCCGTTCTCGCTCCCCTCCTTCTGCACGCCGTGGATCAGATCCGCGGTGGCGATCACCCGCAAGAGCAGTCGGATCACCATCCTTCCGATGATGATCCGCATTCCGTCACTGGGAGACCGAGCTGA
- the moaC gene encoding cyclic pyranopterin monophosphate synthase MoaC — translation MTSPQQHLTHVDEAGAARMVDVSAKDVTARTARATGRVLVAPRVVELLRGDGVPKGDALAVARVAGIMGAKRTPELIPLCHPLAVAGVTVDLAVADDAVEITATVKTTDRTGVEMEALTAVAVAGLTIVDMVKAVDKGATVTDVRVEEKTGGKSGDWRRP, via the coding sequence ATGACCAGCCCGCAGCAGCACCTCACCCATGTCGACGAGGCGGGAGCCGCCCGCATGGTCGACGTTTCCGCCAAGGACGTCACCGCGCGCACCGCCCGAGCGACGGGTCGCGTTCTCGTCGCTCCGCGTGTCGTGGAACTGCTGCGCGGTGACGGGGTGCCGAAGGGCGATGCCCTGGCAGTGGCCCGTGTCGCCGGCATCATGGGCGCCAAGCGCACCCCCGAGCTCATCCCCCTCTGCCACCCGCTGGCCGTGGCCGGCGTGACGGTGGATCTGGCCGTGGCCGACGACGCCGTCGAGATCACCGCCACGGTGAAGACCACCGACCGCACCGGTGTGGAGATGGAGGCCCTTACAGCCGTCGCCGTCGCCGGACTGACCATCGTCGACATGGTCAAAGCGGTCGACAAGGGCGCCACGGTGACCGACGTGCGGGTCGAGGAGAAGACCGGCGGCAAGTCCGGCGACTGGCGCAGGCCGTGA